One Festucalex cinctus isolate MCC-2025b chromosome 1, RoL_Fcin_1.0, whole genome shotgun sequence genomic region harbors:
- the hoxb4a gene encoding homeobox protein Hox-B4a produces MSSYLINSNYVEPKFPPCEEYSHSDYLPRNSPDYYGSQRHEPVAFHPDSALYHHQHHQHERAEPQYAHCHRAGQPASVVMPPRGLAIPQIGVELDRDSVTPSPPPPLSREEPPRGQNTSSPANTKKDPVVYPWMKKVHVNIVSSDYTGGEPKRCRTAYTRQQVLELEKEFHYSRYLTRRRRVEIAHTLCLSERQIKIWFQNRRMKWKKDHKLPNTKVRSGNNANAQALTGST; encoded by the exons ATGAGCTCCTATTTGATCAACTCCAACTATGTGGAGCCTAAATTCCCGCCCTGCGAGGAGTACTCACACAGCGACTACCTACCCCGCAACTCTCCGGACTATTACGGCTCCCAAAGACACGAGCCCGTCGCCTTTCATCCGGACTCTGCTCTCTACCATCACCAGCATCACCAGCATGAGCGAGCGGAGCCACAATACGCGCATTGTCATCGCGCAGGGCAGCCCGCCTCGGTGGTGATGCCCCCCCGCGGCCTCGCCATTCCCCAGATTGGAGTTGAACTGGACCGGGACTCGGTGACACCCAGCCCGCCTCCGCCTCTGTCGCGTGAGGAGCCGCCTCGCGGCCAAAACACGTCTTCCCCGGCAAACACTAAAAAGGACCCCGTGGTGTATCCGTGGATGAAGAAAGTCCATGTAAACATTG TGAGTTCCGACTACACAGGAGGCGAACCGAAGCGCTGTCGGACAGCTTACACCCGCCAGCAGGTTCTAGAGCTGGAGAAAGAGTTCCACTACAGCCGTTACCTGACGCGCAGGCGCAGGGTGGAGATTGCGCACACACTGTGTCTGTCAGAGCGCCAGATCAAAATCTGGTTCCAGAACAGACGAATGAAATGGAAGAAGGACCATAAATTGCCCAACACCAAGGTTCGCTCTGGGAATAACGCAAACGCCCAAGCTTTAACTGGCTCCACCTGA
- the LOC144029155 gene encoding homeobox protein Hox-B5a-like — MSSYFVNTFSGRYPNGPDYQMLNYGAGSGALNGGAYRDLSTATMHHATGSYGYGYNGMDLTVASRGGGNANDSNTGHFGRDSVAGGSRSFSPLDFRQSSSCSIASVRDSISPTCGDSKQSSRSSSPLSEQPGSGLLSALNLPSPASGGGATQRFTELNEKAAEAGEMQHNPVRGGHVTQTVQKQEGGSNPGSTTGSESPQIFPWMRKLHISHDMTGPDGKRARTAYTRYQTLELEKEFHFNRYLTRRRRVEIAHTLCLTERQIKIWFQNRRMKWKKDNKLKSLNLGTTGSTFQPN; from the exons ATGAGCTCTTACTTTGTAAACACGTTCTCAGGGCGCTACCCAAATGGCCCCGACTATCAAATGCTAAATTATGGAGCCGGCAGCGGTGCATTGAACGGCGGGGCGTACAGGGATCTTTCCACGGCCACGATGCACCATGCGACTGGCTCTTACGGCTATGGCTACAATGGCATGGACCTGACGGTCGCAAGCCGGGGAGGGGGGAACGCCAACGACTCAAACACCGGACACTTCGGGAGAGATTCGGTCGCTGGAGGCTCTCGGAGCTTTAGCCCCCTGGACTTCAGGCAGTCGTCCAGCTGTTCCATCGCCTCCGTGAGAGACTCCATCTCGCCAACTTGCGGAGACAGTAAGCAGAGTAGTCGGAGCTCGTCTCCCCTCTCGGAACAACCAGGAAGCGGTCTGTTGAGCGCCCTTAACCTGCCCTCGCCCGCGTCCGGCGGGGGAGCGACGCAGCGGTTCACGGAGCTGAACGAAAAGGCGGCAGAAGCGGGTGAAATGCAACACAACCCGGTCAGGGGCGGTCACGTTACACAGACTGTACAGAAACAAGAGGGCGGCTCGAACCCCGGCAGCACGACGGGCAGCGAGTCTCCACAGATATTCCCCTGGATGAGAAAACTGCACATTAGCCATG ATATGACGGGCCCCGACGGGAAACGTGCACGGACGGCGTATACCCGCTACCAGACGCTCGAGCTGGAGAAGGAGTTTCACTTCAACCGCTATCTGACGCGCAGGCGGCGGGTCGAGATCGCGCACACCCTTTGCCTCACCGAACGCCAAATTAAAATCTGGTTCCAAAATCGAAGGATGAAGTGGAAGAAGGACAACAAACTGAAAAGCCTGAACCTTGGCACTACCGGGTCAACATTCCAACCGAATTAG